The genomic window tatatatctatatctatgtatctatctatgtatctatctatctctctctctctctctctctctctctctctctctctctctctctctctctctctctctctctctctctctctctctctctctctctctctctctctctctcatatatatatatatatatatatatatatatatatatatatatatatatatatacacatatatatatgtgtgtaaaatattacTTTTCACTATGACATGGGTCAGAATGTGCAAAAAAGTAGATTTCAGATGATATCAATCCAATATTAAAGACTTCAGagcaatacaaaataaaacaagatgtTAAACACATCAAACTATTGATATGTCACTACTGCTATCATATGCTGACCATTTTTCACTCAAACTGCCTATGATTCTTCCTAGTAGAAAAGACCTATTTTGTACTAAATAgtcacatatatccacacatagctacatagacacacaaaaagacataCCTTGGAACCATTTCTTTTGGATGAAGATGTACATCCTGCAAAACATGGATTGTAGAAGTTTTTCATACCATCAACACATACAGGTGAAAATTTAAGGGAACAATCACAGCCTGAAGAACAACTGTAGGGAAAAATTCTATTAGAGAAGCAGTACTGATATATTAGCATTTTTGGCTAAGCTTTACTTAATCAAATTTCAAACCATTATTTCATGGCTTCTCTCCTTTCTAGTCTATATTAGTAacatttttcaaaaataaaactaCCAACTGTAAGAAAAATATTTCGACTTCCTGAGAATAAGTAATAAGAAGGGACtatcaaaaatgtatatgtaactgAAAAAGAGACAAATGATAAATGATCAGATAAATCATGAAAACTGGCTAGGCAAAAACATGATATTTATTCCATCTGCCCTTTATcaaaaggtaaaatatataacTGAAATATAAAATTTTTGCTAACAAAATAACACCTTGTGACTCTGAAAATGCTTTTCACAATCTTATTAACATATATGCAACTGCAATCATGATATCAACAACCACATACAAATCCCAAAATActgcattattatctttattgtgggAAAGCAATGCTTGTTGTTCAAAATGTACATGCAAATAAACAATAACTGTTTATATCtagacataaaaataacaaccTATCACTCTTTAAGGATAATATACATaagactacaatatatatattagtattatacttttattttcataaatgatcaGCAAATCATGTGGCACAACTCTTACAGGTAAGGAAACATAAATTGTTTGCATTTGCATAAACTACTTACCTATCATTTTTTGTAGATTCTACAGTGCTATCTCTTGAGGGAGATCCATCACCTAATTGAATGACCATATCCATCCCATGAACAGTGCTATGGTTACAAGAGATATTCACCTGTCAAAGAAAACCACAGCATGAATAGAGGAATAAGCTTTATCTTTAAAGATCTTGCCATCTTGCCGTAAAGATATGACTAATAAGGGAACTCCAAACAATTTAACTACTGTACTCCGTCAAATCAACAATTCACCAGTCAGTACTGACCATACACAGATGCAGGATGCAGTTAGTAAGTGACAAAGCAgccataaagatgataacagccTTGGCTCGAGGTCTAAAGAAGGTAAGAGCAGAACCTGTGCCAAGCCATCCGACAAGGGTTGCTGCCATTGCTGCACCAGCTAGGGAAAAAgtgcatatttttatatgcatatatatgaaagtctGCATGTAAATATGTGGCATGTAAATAAGTGTTTATgattgcatatatgtagatatgtatttatatattagtgtatgtatttatatttgtatgtatgtatatatgtatgtgtgtatatatatgcatgtattcatgtatgtatccatgtatatatgtatatatatacacacacatgaatgtatgtgcatatgtatgtgtgtatttcatatacatatatagcctacatacacacatacatacatacatacatacatacatacatacatacatatatacatacatacatacatacatacatatacacatacacatacacataaacatacacatacacatgtgtgtgtgtgtgtgtgtgtttgtgtgtacacacatatattatacatatattatatatatatatatatatttatatatatatatatttatatatatatttatttatatatatacatatatatatatatatatatataaaatatacatacacatacataaatatttacatacatatatatatatataaatatatatatatatatatacatatatatatatatatatatatatatatatatatatatatgtatgtaaatatttacgtatgtgtatgtatattttatatatatatatatatatatatatatatatatataaatatatataaatatatataaatatatatatatatataaataaataaatatatatatatatatatatatatatatatataattatgtgtatatataggtgtgtgtgtgtgtgtgtgtgtgtgtgtgtgtgtgtgtgtgtgtgtgtgtgtgtgtgtgtgtgtgtgtgtgtgtgtgtgtgtgtgtgtgtgcgtgtgtttgtgtgtgtatgtgtgtacatatatatacatacatacacacacacacacacatatatatatatatatatatatatatatatatatatatatatatacacacatatatatatatatatatatacatatatatatatatacatatatatatatgcatatatgtatacatacaaatattgttatttcattactaACAGATACATAAAATATTTGCCTCTTACTGTCAGTCTCACTTTACTCACCAATGTACTGATTAGCCTTTGCTGCAGACATCTTGAACTGATGCTCCAGGTATTTTGACTTGAAGGTGATATACCCAAAGAATGCAAACCAAAAGAGCACCTGGTTGGCTATGATCAGCATGTAAATCTTGTTGGTCAAGATCCTTTTCACACTTGACCATATACCTATGGCAGGAGAGTATCAATTGAAATATCAATACTTTTACTTCACATTCcattataaaacaaaatcaacaaacatTAGTTTGCTAACCACAGATAAagcttgttatttcattattgctCTTCCTATCTTAAATGAGTTAACACTTCATAGTAATTACAATTCCACAGccatttatctattatcatgggagacatttttattttataccaATTAAAAAAGCTCTTAATGACCCATTCTGCAGATGTTGTAAGGATCAAATGGAAACATATGCTCCTATACTGTCCAAGAGTTAACCAccacaaaataaaactaatacaaGCTCTTAAACAAGTTAATATacaagatattaataaaaaaaaaatgattacagATGCAGATAATTCATTGACAATAAAGTATTACATATTGAAACTaaattaatttacataatttaagaAACAAGATGCTTAAAAGAATAGGATCCAGGGGATATAAAAACAATAGTCTATAAACCtataacaagaaagaagaagaaatagcttTTGTCCTATGCCTTTTACCCatataacaataagaagagaCAGAATTACAGAATTTTGCATAAATAACAGTATATCtaattttttattaatacttACAATCTTTTAAGACTAAATTGACATACCTCCTTGACCCTTTGTCCTTTTAGAAGGTCGCAGAGTTTTGATAACCTCATATAAGGAATCCTTGCCCTTCACAGCAGCATTTCTTAGAGTTTGCAGAACTCTCCTTCTAGCTCCAGGCAACATCCTTGGCAGAAGAAGTAAAGACCAGGTAATCACTAACAGCGCAGAACCAATCACCAAGTAACCTGAAATTAAGAATAATCAACTGTATCATTCTGTATCATGACTCTGGTAAGTAATCATGCAAAAAACCTTGGGAAGCTAGAATATATCAACTGCAATATATTGCACATCAATTGCTGTTTTGATCCAAAGGCAAGGGGAGTTTCTATGTATGCAAACAGTTACTGATGAGAAAATGTAGTAATTCAGTCTCATTTATATGTTTTCTATCTTTGTTATAATGAACTCAGTTTATACAACAATTTTGTGTCTGTCTAACAAGAAGAATACCAAGTTGAAATAATTACCTATCCACCATGCTCCAATCCAACTGGGATGTCTAGGAGGAATGTCAGGAGGAGAGGCTGGATCAACCCAGTAACTGAGGGACCATCCAGCCAGGGAATATCCACACACTGGACCCAGGATTCTGAGACTACCTGACACAGCTGGGGTAGACCAAatgaagttttattttttatttttcaataacTTTTAACAGCTTTTAGGTAGCACTAATaggagaggaaaagcaaaatTGAAAGATGAAGAATTCTACTGACAAAGACAAGTCATATCATATTTACTCACCAAGAAAAAGTGGAACCTTCTTCTTGCTGACAGCCTCATCCAAATATGAGTAGCCCACTGTATAGTAAAGCATTGATGCAAAGCCAGCCAACATCTGTTAGAATCACACATTAAAAATATACCTTCATCCATGCTCCAACGTGTATCTTAAACCAGTATCAGTATCAACTTTAATCCTTTAATGCCATTCTATTATCAAATATACATTACTGGTTTAAAAAATAAGACTTTAACTTTAAACAATTCATAATACAGTATTAATACAATATACTGGAAGTTGCATACATTACCTGTGCCATGAGATGAAGTGTGACAACTGTAGCCTGTTCAACTCCAATTGCCTTTTTTCCCTGTTCACAAGATGTGTTAGAGAGATTTCCTGCTTGGCATAAGAGTGAATCTGCCACAATGGATTGTGATTTATTAATACAACTGCACAGGACTGTATAATGGTGTATatgaaatgtgcacacacacacacacacacacacacacacacacacacacacacacacacacacacacacacacacacacacacacacacacacacacacacacacacacacacttttccttcAATTACACAGTTGATCAAACAGCATAAAGAATTTTACTAGTTTTCACTCACCTCTTGTTACTGACTGGCCAGGTGTTAAAGGCTGAATAGGGAGGTCACCAGCACCAAAAGCAATGTGTGGGATTACAGCTAACAAACAACCCAAAGCAGCACAAAACATCCCCAAGGCAAGCCATCTTGGTCGGTGTCCTCGTCCAGCCACAAATGTGATGTGTATTGATAGAAGCAATTGAATCACATCATTTCCTGTTGTCACAAATCCTGAAAAAGGACAACGTTGATAACCATTTCACTCtaataatatattcatagaatattattatctatatgaaCAAACTTTCTGTAGGCAAATtagtcattctttattttttaatcttaccTGAAACTTTACTAGGGAGTCTAAAGCGTTTCTCAATAGTAGATAAGGTGGCATTGCTATACGTGAAAAACATCCCCTGCACAAGGGCAACTACACTTGAAATCACCAAGTATGTCCCTGGGTGAGCAAGCTGTTGCAAGAAGCCTCCCTTCAGAGACCCTACACCACATCTGCggattatcatcaaaataatatttaACTCCAAGCTTCTACACATTCAGCATGAAAACAGGTacattaattatacacacacccacacacacatatacatatacacacatatttatctaaatatatataaacacacacacacacacacacacacacgcacacacacacacacatacaatatatatatatatatatatatatatatatatattatatatacacacatatatatacatatatagttacatatgcatgtatatacatatatattcatatgtttatacatacatatatgtatatatatgcaggagagaggctatttggcagtgccacccttgcttgattgggtgcccttcctaatcaaccgcagttcggcgttctaccacgtgtgccacggcggcgacttctcctacgacacctgcgtttgacttctcaaggcgatatgtaattttctcgacgtgagatcgggctcgagccattagtcggagcgcaggcatttttacgactgccgcggcgagaatttaactcgggaccatgtgtgtgtgtgtgtgtgtgtgtgtgtgtgtgtgtgtgtgtgtgtgtgtgtgtgtgtgtgtgtgtgtgtgtgcgtatgcgtgtacgtgtctacacacacacacatcacacacacacacacacacacacacacacacacacacacacacacacacacacacacacacacacacacacacacacacacacacacacacacacacacacacacacacacacacacacacacacacgcacacacacacacacatatatatatatatatatatatatatatatatatatatatacgtatgtatgtacataaacaatcagacagatagatagacagaaagagaaagaaatatggttgtggatcctggggggggggggggcgaagttcCAAATTCGGATTGTACAGTCAGGTGGCAATTTAGGAAATGTGGAGGATACGTAGCATTTCGTAGACCTTTCCTCTGTAATTTCAGcaaaacgtaaacaaacacacacacacacacacacacacacacacacacacacacacacacacacacgttttcttcttttattttattttttacactcACAGCGTATCTTCGATGGGTCCAAGAATTTCCTCTTCCAGCTCTCTTGATAACACATCAGAAGCTCGCCTCCGGCCCTGTGTGTCTCGTGTGAGGGAAGTGGATTCATCTTGGGTTCTTTCTTCTACAGCtggattactaatattatttccgTTGTCATTATTAGGTGCCATCTGTAAAGAAACGCAGGATTATTATCACATGGAATGCCATATTCTGATTTAGtatgaaatatagatatttcCGTTTATCTTATATTACACATCAACTCTTCGAATTAGTGTATCATCTCGTCTTAATAACAATCCAAATGTAATCTTAATAACTAAAAACCATATACAAATCTTTGATCTCGTGGCATCCGTTCGTATCAAAAAAGTACCTAATGACTCTTAAGGAACATAAGCTTCACTGATACACTATCTAGGAAGTCAAGTGTGGTGTACAAGATCAGACCGTAAACAGTATTAGTGCAACAACCAGTCTCTTAACACTATGAGGTCTATTgcggcatttattggtgttaaattacTTATCTATAATCATGACTATTCTCATTGCACTGCTGCGCTTACATTTATAATTATCGGTTACTGTTACTCTCATAAAttactttatatcattttttttttctctaagctGGCTTTATTCCTAATCTGCATAGATTTAATTAATTTCCCCTGATAAATTCAAAAGCATATAAAATAATCATGTGTTATCTTGTTTTCACATGTGCCGGAGCCACGTGCGTAGATAAGAACAGATAATCTTCAACTCTGAAACAACGAGACGCGGCCTATTCGAAGATCACTCTGAGACCAAAATAGTACCAAAATACTAGTGCCATAGTCTCATTACATAACACAAATGagatgacatacatacacacgtgtaggCAAAGAAGCGtagacacatgcgcgcacacaaagAAAGACTCAAAGGTGTAAATTCACACAGACAAAAGCAAACAGAAACGTACACAAGGGCACCCATACaaagatgtacacacacgcagacaaagacaaacagacagaaaaacaaacttaCTAACAAACACATGCAGACGCAGAAGAAAACCCTTTTTCTTATGGGTCGATAAATCAATCCTACGAAGGACTACGTAGCCTTGAGGTTACAAAACGGTCCATGGCACCAACTCAAACCGGTTATGTCTCTGGGTCTGATTATAAATTTAGGGGTTTAAATCAGATGTCAGACACACGCGTCGATCTATCcttattgatagacagatggagagatatcgagatagatatagatgtatgtatgtgtgtgtgtgtgtatatatatatatatatatacatatgtgtaaagaaACTGAATTGAAATGGATTTCGGATTTtgcttcgtctgatgaggaactcttgatgAGTTCGAAACGTTTCGTTCATTTTCACTCCATATCGTGGCAgtgttctttttatctttgtgtgcaAGTTCGTATCTGTGTCCgtgtccacatacacacacacacgcgcatgtgtgtgtgtgtgtgtgtttaaagaaatatatcaaatttatgcatatatatacgaatatatatatacatatatacatacatactgtatatatgtatatatttatatatttacatatgtgtatgtctaattacacacacacacacacacacacacacacacacacacacacacacacacacacacacacacacacacacacacacacacacacacacacacccatacacacagatatatatttatttatatatatatttatttatatatatatttatacatatatatatgaacgttttAAACAGAAATTCATAGGCGTTGTGTGTATGAAAGTACAAAACAATACACCAATGCAGAATTACAAGAAACTGAAAATACAAGATCCTCTGAGAACTCAAGCTGATTCTATCCCTCAAGGATGTGTTGGCAAGCACATTTTGTGTTGATACAAGCAAACAATCTTGTCAACCTTGAAGACGCTTGCATTTCATGAGTTTTGTACACTCTACTTGTTGAATGGCACACAGGCATATTTCGACATATTCACAACACCATGTAGAAGTAAGTTTATTGAAAGTCATAGGCAACCACTTACAAAATCATATTCCGTCAACGTTTTCACTTCACTAAGGTTAAAACGTTTACCTTGTTTTTCGTTTCATAGTGCACTTATCTGGCTACAGTTATTTATTCCAAGATTATGCCACGTACATAAATTTCACACAACTATTAGTATCCCATTTGTAGTGATTCACGTAAATCCAGTTTGGTATATTTTCCTCCGATTATGTAAACCTAAATGGGGGTATTGCATCACCTGCACAACGTTTCGTAGTCTTGCCACCACGAGAGCTGCGAGAATAGAGATGGAATCGTACTATGCTCGACTGTTTTAAATAGACACGCGTGTGTTACCAAAAtactgtgtgtgttttagagCGACGGCTCTTTTTGACATGATCTGAAATCCTTCCCCTGTGAGACTAGAATGTGATAAGTATGAAAGGGTCTCATATCTACACTGACTGTTTTATTACTTCAAGATCAGGCTGAAGCTTTCGGTCTGTCACGTTCAACTTTTAGTTGCCATATAAGACTTCCCTGCTCTTGTTCTGGCAACGTTGGCATCTCTGAACACGTGGTGAAAAGGTGCCAGATTTCACCGTTAAGTATTTATGTAAACTGCAGGCCTTAtatttaccaaaaaatatattacagagCCATATGTCTTCATCATTCGAACTACACAGGTGGTAATCTGCGCGACCACTTTACCCCTAAAGATAGACGTAAGGCGGGGTACCGATTTCCAGACCGAGAGCGAGTTGGCAACTTGTTCAATTGGGCTAGACAGTCAACATTTATGGTTGTATTTATTTTGTAGTATGATTTACTACATTTTTtatcataaggaaaaaaaaaatggcttgtgaat from Penaeus chinensis breed Huanghai No. 1 chromosome 24, ASM1920278v2, whole genome shotgun sequence includes these protein-coding regions:
- the LOC125037821 gene encoding solute carrier organic anion transporter family member 74D-like isoform X1, with translation MTQQWQRRYKMHMAPNNDNGNNISNPAVEERTQDESTSLTRDTQGRRRASDVLSRELEEEILGPIEDTLCGVGSLKGGFLQQLAHPGTYLVISSVVALVQGMFFTYSNATLSTIEKRFRLPSKVSGFVTTGNDVIQLLLSIHITFVAGRGHRPRWLALGMFCAALGCLLAVIPHIAFGAGDLPIQPLTPGQSVTRDSLLCQAGNLSNTSCEQGKKAIGVEQATVVTLHLMAQMLAGFASMLYYTVGYSYLDEAVSKKKVPLFLAVSGSLRILGPVCGYSLAGWSLSYWVDPASPPDIPPRHPSWIGAWWIGYLVIGSALLVITWSLLLLPRMLPGARRRVLQTLRNAAVKGKDSLYEVIKTLRPSKRTKGQGGIWSSVKRILTNKIYMLIIANQVLFWFAFFGYITFKSKYLEHQFKMSAAKANQYIAGAAMAATLVGWLGTGSALTFFRPRAKAVIIFMAALSLTNCILHLCMVNISCNHSTVHGMDMVIQLGDGSPSRDSTVESTKNDSCSSGCDCSLKFSPVCVDGMKNFYNPCFAGCTSSSKRNGSKVYEDCKCAVDTYMPSYTTPLENDTGEKVMDIVEHSVKDGYCQHDCPTFYMYLALTVLTKMTHAASRVPVNLILFRCVEERDKDVGLGVFNAAIAMGASIPAPIIFGWAIDYSCRLWESSCGQRGFCWLYDLDSYRSILHGIPAALMACCLLTELLLLTQHKKIHFYGDEEEEENSDRNSSADATGEETAALNSEAC
- the LOC125037821 gene encoding solute carrier organic anion transporter family member 74D-like isoform X2 encodes the protein MCLLMAPNNDNGNNISNPAVEERTQDESTSLTRDTQGRRRASDVLSRELEEEILGPIEDTLCGVGSLKGGFLQQLAHPGTYLVISSVVALVQGMFFTYSNATLSTIEKRFRLPSKVSGFVTTGNDVIQLLLSIHITFVAGRGHRPRWLALGMFCAALGCLLAVIPHIAFGAGDLPIQPLTPGQSVTRDSLLCQAGNLSNTSCEQGKKAIGVEQATVVTLHLMAQMLAGFASMLYYTVGYSYLDEAVSKKKVPLFLAVSGSLRILGPVCGYSLAGWSLSYWVDPASPPDIPPRHPSWIGAWWIGYLVIGSALLVITWSLLLLPRMLPGARRRVLQTLRNAAVKGKDSLYEVIKTLRPSKRTKGQGGIWSSVKRILTNKIYMLIIANQVLFWFAFFGYITFKSKYLEHQFKMSAAKANQYIAGAAMAATLVGWLGTGSALTFFRPRAKAVIIFMAALSLTNCILHLCMVNISCNHSTVHGMDMVIQLGDGSPSRDSTVESTKNDSCSSGCDCSLKFSPVCVDGMKNFYNPCFAGCTSSSKRNGSKVYEDCKCAVDTYMPSYTTPLENDTGEKVMDIVEHSVKDGYCQHDCPTFYMYLALTVLTKMTHAASRVPVNLILFRCVEERDKDVGLGVFNAAIAMGASIPAPIIFGWAIDYSCRLWESSCGQRGFCWLYDLDSYRSILHGIPAALMACCLLTELLLLTQHKKIHFYGDEEEEENSDRNSSADATGEETAALNSEAC
- the LOC125037821 gene encoding solute carrier organic anion transporter family member 74D-like isoform X3, which codes for MAPNNDNGNNISNPAVEERTQDESTSLTRDTQGRRRASDVLSRELEEEILGPIEDTLCGVGSLKGGFLQQLAHPGTYLVISSVVALVQGMFFTYSNATLSTIEKRFRLPSKVSGFVTTGNDVIQLLLSIHITFVAGRGHRPRWLALGMFCAALGCLLAVIPHIAFGAGDLPIQPLTPGQSVTRDSLLCQAGNLSNTSCEQGKKAIGVEQATVVTLHLMAQMLAGFASMLYYTVGYSYLDEAVSKKKVPLFLAVSGSLRILGPVCGYSLAGWSLSYWVDPASPPDIPPRHPSWIGAWWIGYLVIGSALLVITWSLLLLPRMLPGARRRVLQTLRNAAVKGKDSLYEVIKTLRPSKRTKGQGGIWSSVKRILTNKIYMLIIANQVLFWFAFFGYITFKSKYLEHQFKMSAAKANQYIAGAAMAATLVGWLGTGSALTFFRPRAKAVIIFMAALSLTNCILHLCMVNISCNHSTVHGMDMVIQLGDGSPSRDSTVESTKNDSCSSGCDCSLKFSPVCVDGMKNFYNPCFAGCTSSSKRNGSKVYEDCKCAVDTYMPSYTTPLENDTGEKVMDIVEHSVKDGYCQHDCPTFYMYLALTVLTKMTHAASRVPVNLILFRCVEERDKDVGLGVFNAAIAMGASIPAPIIFGWAIDYSCRLWESSCGQRGFCWLYDLDSYRSILHGIPAALMACCLLTELLLLTQHKKIHFYGDEEEEENSDRNSSADATGEETAALNSEAC